Proteins encoded together in one Coffea arabica cultivar ET-39 chromosome 2c, Coffea Arabica ET-39 HiFi, whole genome shotgun sequence window:
- the LOC113726617 gene encoding probable DNA helicase MCM9 isoform X2 produces the protein MDNSYGKAKELASFLIKHYTEQLHSIILSPDPRLHYPLLVDFAELLDDNPTLAHLLFSHPAEYLLVFDEAAIWAQKVIFKDLKQWDNASVKDYVHVRINVSGSPLECPETFPSIGRVRVKHRGILLTLKGTVIRSGAIKMIEGEKIYECRNCKHRFKVYPEVETRNVIPKPTICPSQSSKFCESTRFNLIEDNKICHDYQEIKIQENAQVLGVGAIPRSIPVILKDDLVDTVKAGDDVIVTGVLTAKWSPDVKDVRCDLDPVLVANYVRRMNEVKSGIDIPDDVIMKFKQFWLDFENAPLKGRNAILRGICPQVFGLFTVKLAVALTLIGGVQHVDASGTKVRGESHLLLVGDPGTGKSQFLKFAAKLSNRSVITTGLGSTSAGLTVTAVKDGGEWMLEAGALVLADGGLCCIDEFDSMRGHDRATIHEAMEQQTISVAKAGLVTTLSTRTVVFGATNPKGQYDPDESLSVNTTLSGPLLSRFDIVLVLLDKKNPEWDAVVSSHILAEGEKENDNCNEDLTSTWPFPMLRRYIHFVKRNVRPVLSKEAENVISRYFQLQRRSATQNAARTTVRMLESLIRLAQAHARLMFRNEVTRLDAITAILCIESSMTTSAIVDSVGNALHSNFAENPDEEYAKQEMLILQKLCIIDEFPALKSNHQ, from the exons ATGGACAACAGCTATGGGAAGGCCAAAGAACTGGCCAGTTTCTTGATAAAACATTATACCGAGCAGCTGCACTCCATCATTCTCTCTCCTGATCCACGCCTTCACTATCCTCTACTTGTTGA TTTTGCAGAGCTACTAGATGACAACCCAACCCTTGCTCATCTTCTTTTCTCCCATCCCGCTGAATATTTACTCGTTTTTGACGAAGCTGCTATCTGGGCTCAG AAAGTGATATTTAAGGATTTGAAGCAATGGGACAATGCAAGTGTGAAGGATTATGTGCATGTTCGAATTAATGTCAGTGGTTCTCCTCTCGAATGCCCTg AAACTTTTCCAAGTATTGGACGAGTGAGAGTGAAACACCGTGGGATACTTCTCACCCTTAAAGGGACTGTAATTAGGTCTGGAGCAATTAAGATGATTGAAGGAGAAAAGATTTATGAGTGTCGCAATTGTAAACACAG GTTCAAAGTTTATCCTGAGGTGGAAACTAGAAATGTAATTCCCAAGCCGACCATCTGTCCCTCTCAG AGCTCTAAGTTTTGTGAAAGCACAAGGTTTAATCTTATAGAAGACAACAAGATATGTCACGATTACCAAGAGATTAAAATCCAAGAGAACGCTCAAGTGTTAGGTGTTGGGGCTATTCCTCGTTCAATTCCAGTCATTTTGAAGGATGATCTAGTTGACACGGTGAAAGCTGGAG ATGATGTGATTGTCACTGGGGTATTGACGGCAAAATGGTCACCTGATGTAAAGGATGTCCGCTGTGACCTTGATCCTGTCTTAGTTGCAAACTACGTAAG gagaatgaatgaagtCAAGTCAGGGATAGATATCCCAGATGATGTCATTATGAAGTTCAAGCAGTTCTGGttagattttgaaaatgccCCATTAAAAG GTAGGAATGCCATTCTACGTGGTATCTGCCCACAAGTTTTCGGGCTCTTCACTGTAAAGCTTGCAG TGGCTCTGACACTAATTGGAGGTGTCCAACATGTTGATGCTTCTGGGACGAAAGTCCGTGGAGAGTCTCATTTGCTTCTTGTGGGAGATCCTG GCACTGGAAAATCTCAGTTCTTAAAGTTTGCTGCAAAGTTGAGCAACAGATCTGTAATTACTACCGGGTTGGGAAGCACAAGTGCTGGATTGACTGTTACTGCAGTCAAGGATGGAG GGGAGTGGATGCTTGAAGCTGGTGCCCTTGTATTAGCAGATGGCGGTCTTTGTTGCATAGATGAATTTGATAG CATGAGGGGGCATGACAGAGCAACCATTCATGAGGCTATGGAGCAGCAGACTATAAGTGTTGCCAAG GCTGGTCTTGTTACAACTCTCAGTACAAGGACAGTTGTCTTTGGTGCAACAAATCCAAAGGGACAGTATGATCCtgatgaat CTCTGTCCGTCAATACAACACTCTCTGGACCCTTGTTGAGCAGATTTGATATAGTTCTAGTCCTCTTAGATAAAAAGAACCCCGAATGGGATGCAGTTGTTTCGTCTCACATCCTTGCTGAG GGAGAAAAGGAGAATGACAATTGCAATGAAGATCTGACAAGCACTTGGCCTTTTCCCATGCTTAGAAG GTACATCCACTTTGTTAAAAGAAACGTTAGACCTGTTCTCTCAAAGGAGGCTGAAAATGTTATTTCACGCTATTTCCAACTTCAAAGAAGATCTGCAACTCAAAATGCAG CAAGGACCACCGTTCGCATGCTGGAGAGTTTGATACGACTTGCTCAAG CACATGCAAGGCTGATGTTTAGAAATGAGGTTACACGACTAGATGCCATTACAGCAATATTATGTATTGAATCATCCATGACTACATCAGCTATAGTGGATAGCGTTGGAAATGCATTGCACTCCAATTTTGCAGAAAATCCTGATGAAGAAT ATGCCAAGCAAGAAATGCTGATCCTTCAGAAGCTGTGCATAATTGATGAATTCCCTGCCTTGAAAAGTAACCACCAATGA
- the LOC113726617 gene encoding probable DNA helicase MCM9 isoform X1, whose protein sequence is MDNSYGKAKELASFLIKHYTEQLHSIILSPDPRLHYPLLVDFAELLDDNPTLAHLLFSHPAEYLLVFDEAAIWAQKVIFKDLKQWDNASVKDYVHVRINVSGSPLECPETFPSIGRVRVKHRGILLTLKGTVIRSGAIKMIEGEKIYECRNCKHRFKVYPEVETRNVIPKPTICPSQSSKFCESTRFNLIEDNKICHDYQEIKIQENAQVLGVGAIPRSIPVILKDDLVDTVKAGDDVIVTGVLTAKWSPDVKDVRCDLDPVLVANYVRRMNEVKSGIDIPDDVIMKFKQFWLDFENAPLKGRNAILRGICPQVFGLFTVKLAVALTLIGGVQHVDASGTKVRGESHLLLVGDPGTGKSQFLKFAAKLSNRSVITTGLGSTSAGLTVTAVKDGGEWMLEAGALVLADGGLCCIDEFDSMRGHDRATIHEAMEQQTISVAKENIFEALPRSDIIRLQAGLVTTLSTRTVVFGATNPKGQYDPDESLSVNTTLSGPLLSRFDIVLVLLDKKNPEWDAVVSSHILAEGEKENDNCNEDLTSTWPFPMLRRYIHFVKRNVRPVLSKEAENVISRYFQLQRRSATQNAARTTVRMLESLIRLAQAHARLMFRNEVTRLDAITAILCIESSMTTSAIVDSVGNALHSNFAENPDEEYAKQEMLILQKLCIIDEFPALKSNHQ, encoded by the exons ATGGACAACAGCTATGGGAAGGCCAAAGAACTGGCCAGTTTCTTGATAAAACATTATACCGAGCAGCTGCACTCCATCATTCTCTCTCCTGATCCACGCCTTCACTATCCTCTACTTGTTGA TTTTGCAGAGCTACTAGATGACAACCCAACCCTTGCTCATCTTCTTTTCTCCCATCCCGCTGAATATTTACTCGTTTTTGACGAAGCTGCTATCTGGGCTCAG AAAGTGATATTTAAGGATTTGAAGCAATGGGACAATGCAAGTGTGAAGGATTATGTGCATGTTCGAATTAATGTCAGTGGTTCTCCTCTCGAATGCCCTg AAACTTTTCCAAGTATTGGACGAGTGAGAGTGAAACACCGTGGGATACTTCTCACCCTTAAAGGGACTGTAATTAGGTCTGGAGCAATTAAGATGATTGAAGGAGAAAAGATTTATGAGTGTCGCAATTGTAAACACAG GTTCAAAGTTTATCCTGAGGTGGAAACTAGAAATGTAATTCCCAAGCCGACCATCTGTCCCTCTCAG AGCTCTAAGTTTTGTGAAAGCACAAGGTTTAATCTTATAGAAGACAACAAGATATGTCACGATTACCAAGAGATTAAAATCCAAGAGAACGCTCAAGTGTTAGGTGTTGGGGCTATTCCTCGTTCAATTCCAGTCATTTTGAAGGATGATCTAGTTGACACGGTGAAAGCTGGAG ATGATGTGATTGTCACTGGGGTATTGACGGCAAAATGGTCACCTGATGTAAAGGATGTCCGCTGTGACCTTGATCCTGTCTTAGTTGCAAACTACGTAAG gagaatgaatgaagtCAAGTCAGGGATAGATATCCCAGATGATGTCATTATGAAGTTCAAGCAGTTCTGGttagattttgaaaatgccCCATTAAAAG GTAGGAATGCCATTCTACGTGGTATCTGCCCACAAGTTTTCGGGCTCTTCACTGTAAAGCTTGCAG TGGCTCTGACACTAATTGGAGGTGTCCAACATGTTGATGCTTCTGGGACGAAAGTCCGTGGAGAGTCTCATTTGCTTCTTGTGGGAGATCCTG GCACTGGAAAATCTCAGTTCTTAAAGTTTGCTGCAAAGTTGAGCAACAGATCTGTAATTACTACCGGGTTGGGAAGCACAAGTGCTGGATTGACTGTTACTGCAGTCAAGGATGGAG GGGAGTGGATGCTTGAAGCTGGTGCCCTTGTATTAGCAGATGGCGGTCTTTGTTGCATAGATGAATTTGATAG CATGAGGGGGCATGACAGAGCAACCATTCATGAGGCTATGGAGCAGCAGACTATAAGTGTTGCCAAG GAAAACATTTTTGAAGCATTACCCCGAAGTGACATTATTCGTTTGCAGGCTGGTCTTGTTACAACTCTCAGTACAAGGACAGTTGTCTTTGGTGCAACAAATCCAAAGGGACAGTATGATCCtgatgaat CTCTGTCCGTCAATACAACACTCTCTGGACCCTTGTTGAGCAGATTTGATATAGTTCTAGTCCTCTTAGATAAAAAGAACCCCGAATGGGATGCAGTTGTTTCGTCTCACATCCTTGCTGAG GGAGAAAAGGAGAATGACAATTGCAATGAAGATCTGACAAGCACTTGGCCTTTTCCCATGCTTAGAAG GTACATCCACTTTGTTAAAAGAAACGTTAGACCTGTTCTCTCAAAGGAGGCTGAAAATGTTATTTCACGCTATTTCCAACTTCAAAGAAGATCTGCAACTCAAAATGCAG CAAGGACCACCGTTCGCATGCTGGAGAGTTTGATACGACTTGCTCAAG CACATGCAAGGCTGATGTTTAGAAATGAGGTTACACGACTAGATGCCATTACAGCAATATTATGTATTGAATCATCCATGACTACATCAGCTATAGTGGATAGCGTTGGAAATGCATTGCACTCCAATTTTGCAGAAAATCCTGATGAAGAAT ATGCCAAGCAAGAAATGCTGATCCTTCAGAAGCTGTGCATAATTGATGAATTCCCTGCCTTGAAAAGTAACCACCAATGA
- the LOC113726617 gene encoding probable DNA helicase MCM9 isoform X5, with protein MIEGEKIYECRNCKHRFKVYPEVETRNVIPKPTICPSQSSKFCESTRFNLIEDNKICHDYQEIKIQENAQVLGVGAIPRSIPVILKDDLVDTVKAGDDVIVTGVLTAKWSPDVKDVRCDLDPVLVANYVRRMNEVKSGIDIPDDVIMKFKQFWLDFENAPLKGRNAILRGICPQVFGLFTVKLAVALTLIGGVQHVDASGTKVRGESHLLLVGDPGTGKSQFLKFAAKLSNRSVITTGLGSTSAGLTVTAVKDGGEWMLEAGALVLADGGLCCIDEFDSMRGHDRATIHEAMEQQTISVAKENIFEALPRSDIIRLQAGLVTTLSTRTVVFGATNPKGQYDPDESLSVNTTLSGPLLSRFDIVLVLLDKKNPEWDAVVSSHILAEGEKENDNCNEDLTSTWPFPMLRRYIHFVKRNVRPVLSKEAENVISRYFQLQRRSATQNAARTTVRMLESLIRLAQAHARLMFRNEVTRLDAITAILCIESSMTTSAIVDSVGNALHSNFAENPDEEYAKQEMLILQKLCIIDEFPALKSNHQ; from the exons ATGATTGAAGGAGAAAAGATTTATGAGTGTCGCAATTGTAAACACAG GTTCAAAGTTTATCCTGAGGTGGAAACTAGAAATGTAATTCCCAAGCCGACCATCTGTCCCTCTCAG AGCTCTAAGTTTTGTGAAAGCACAAGGTTTAATCTTATAGAAGACAACAAGATATGTCACGATTACCAAGAGATTAAAATCCAAGAGAACGCTCAAGTGTTAGGTGTTGGGGCTATTCCTCGTTCAATTCCAGTCATTTTGAAGGATGATCTAGTTGACACGGTGAAAGCTGGAG ATGATGTGATTGTCACTGGGGTATTGACGGCAAAATGGTCACCTGATGTAAAGGATGTCCGCTGTGACCTTGATCCTGTCTTAGTTGCAAACTACGTAAG gagaatgaatgaagtCAAGTCAGGGATAGATATCCCAGATGATGTCATTATGAAGTTCAAGCAGTTCTGGttagattttgaaaatgccCCATTAAAAG GTAGGAATGCCATTCTACGTGGTATCTGCCCACAAGTTTTCGGGCTCTTCACTGTAAAGCTTGCAG TGGCTCTGACACTAATTGGAGGTGTCCAACATGTTGATGCTTCTGGGACGAAAGTCCGTGGAGAGTCTCATTTGCTTCTTGTGGGAGATCCTG GCACTGGAAAATCTCAGTTCTTAAAGTTTGCTGCAAAGTTGAGCAACAGATCTGTAATTACTACCGGGTTGGGAAGCACAAGTGCTGGATTGACTGTTACTGCAGTCAAGGATGGAG GGGAGTGGATGCTTGAAGCTGGTGCCCTTGTATTAGCAGATGGCGGTCTTTGTTGCATAGATGAATTTGATAG CATGAGGGGGCATGACAGAGCAACCATTCATGAGGCTATGGAGCAGCAGACTATAAGTGTTGCCAAG GAAAACATTTTTGAAGCATTACCCCGAAGTGACATTATTCGTTTGCAGGCTGGTCTTGTTACAACTCTCAGTACAAGGACAGTTGTCTTTGGTGCAACAAATCCAAAGGGACAGTATGATCCtgatgaat CTCTGTCCGTCAATACAACACTCTCTGGACCCTTGTTGAGCAGATTTGATATAGTTCTAGTCCTCTTAGATAAAAAGAACCCCGAATGGGATGCAGTTGTTTCGTCTCACATCCTTGCTGAG GGAGAAAAGGAGAATGACAATTGCAATGAAGATCTGACAAGCACTTGGCCTTTTCCCATGCTTAGAAG GTACATCCACTTTGTTAAAAGAAACGTTAGACCTGTTCTCTCAAAGGAGGCTGAAAATGTTATTTCACGCTATTTCCAACTTCAAAGAAGATCTGCAACTCAAAATGCAG CAAGGACCACCGTTCGCATGCTGGAGAGTTTGATACGACTTGCTCAAG CACATGCAAGGCTGATGTTTAGAAATGAGGTTACACGACTAGATGCCATTACAGCAATATTATGTATTGAATCATCCATGACTACATCAGCTATAGTGGATAGCGTTGGAAATGCATTGCACTCCAATTTTGCAGAAAATCCTGATGAAGAAT ATGCCAAGCAAGAAATGCTGATCCTTCAGAAGCTGTGCATAATTGATGAATTCCCTGCCTTGAAAAGTAACCACCAATGA
- the LOC113726617 gene encoding probable DNA helicase MCM9 isoform X3 — protein MDNSYGKAKELASFLIKHYTEQLHSIILSPDPRLHYPLLVDFAELLDDNPTLAHLLFSHPAEYLLVFDEAAIWAQKVIFKDLKQWDNASVKDYVHVRINVSGSPLECPETFPSIGRVRVKHRGILLTLKGTVIRSGAIKMIEGEKIYECRNCKHRFKVYPEVETRNVIPKPTICPSQSSKFCESTRFNLIEDNKICHDYQEIKIQENAQVLGVGAIPRSIPVILKDDLVDTVKAGDDVIVTGVLTAKWSPDVKDVRCDLDPVLVANYVRRMNEVKSGIDIPDDVIMKFKQFWLDFENAPLKGRNAILRGICPQVFGLFTVKLAVALTLIGGVQHVDASGTKVRGESHLLLVGDPGTGKSQFLKFAAKLSNRSVITTGLGSTSAGLTVTAVKDGGEWMLEAGALVLADGGLCCIDEFDRLVLLQLSVQGQLSLVQQIQRDSMILMNSQMEMPNLALSVNTTLSGPLLSRFDIVLVLLDKKNPEWDAVVSSHILAEGEKENDNCNEDLTSTWPFPMLRRYIHFVKRNVRPVLSKEAENVISRYFQLQRRSATQNAARTTVRMLESLIRLAQAHARLMFRNEVTRLDAITAILCIESSMTTSAIVDSVGNALHSNFAENPDEEYAKQEMLILQKLCIIDEFPALKSNHQ, from the exons ATGGACAACAGCTATGGGAAGGCCAAAGAACTGGCCAGTTTCTTGATAAAACATTATACCGAGCAGCTGCACTCCATCATTCTCTCTCCTGATCCACGCCTTCACTATCCTCTACTTGTTGA TTTTGCAGAGCTACTAGATGACAACCCAACCCTTGCTCATCTTCTTTTCTCCCATCCCGCTGAATATTTACTCGTTTTTGACGAAGCTGCTATCTGGGCTCAG AAAGTGATATTTAAGGATTTGAAGCAATGGGACAATGCAAGTGTGAAGGATTATGTGCATGTTCGAATTAATGTCAGTGGTTCTCCTCTCGAATGCCCTg AAACTTTTCCAAGTATTGGACGAGTGAGAGTGAAACACCGTGGGATACTTCTCACCCTTAAAGGGACTGTAATTAGGTCTGGAGCAATTAAGATGATTGAAGGAGAAAAGATTTATGAGTGTCGCAATTGTAAACACAG GTTCAAAGTTTATCCTGAGGTGGAAACTAGAAATGTAATTCCCAAGCCGACCATCTGTCCCTCTCAG AGCTCTAAGTTTTGTGAAAGCACAAGGTTTAATCTTATAGAAGACAACAAGATATGTCACGATTACCAAGAGATTAAAATCCAAGAGAACGCTCAAGTGTTAGGTGTTGGGGCTATTCCTCGTTCAATTCCAGTCATTTTGAAGGATGATCTAGTTGACACGGTGAAAGCTGGAG ATGATGTGATTGTCACTGGGGTATTGACGGCAAAATGGTCACCTGATGTAAAGGATGTCCGCTGTGACCTTGATCCTGTCTTAGTTGCAAACTACGTAAG gagaatgaatgaagtCAAGTCAGGGATAGATATCCCAGATGATGTCATTATGAAGTTCAAGCAGTTCTGGttagattttgaaaatgccCCATTAAAAG GTAGGAATGCCATTCTACGTGGTATCTGCCCACAAGTTTTCGGGCTCTTCACTGTAAAGCTTGCAG TGGCTCTGACACTAATTGGAGGTGTCCAACATGTTGATGCTTCTGGGACGAAAGTCCGTGGAGAGTCTCATTTGCTTCTTGTGGGAGATCCTG GCACTGGAAAATCTCAGTTCTTAAAGTTTGCTGCAAAGTTGAGCAACAGATCTGTAATTACTACCGGGTTGGGAAGCACAAGTGCTGGATTGACTGTTACTGCAGTCAAGGATGGAG GGGAGTGGATGCTTGAAGCTGGTGCCCTTGTATTAGCAGATGGCGGTCTTTGTTGCATAGATGAATTTGATAG GCTGGTCTTGTTACAACTCTCAGTACAAGGACAGTTGTCTTTGGTGCAACAAATCCAAAGGGACAGTATGATCCtgatgaat AGTCAGATGGAAATG CCTAATCTAGCTCTGTCCGTCAATACAACACTCTCTGGACCCTTGTTGAGCAGATTTGATATAGTTCTAGTCCTCTTAGATAAAAAGAACCCCGAATGGGATGCAGTTGTTTCGTCTCACATCCTTGCTGAG GGAGAAAAGGAGAATGACAATTGCAATGAAGATCTGACAAGCACTTGGCCTTTTCCCATGCTTAGAAG GTACATCCACTTTGTTAAAAGAAACGTTAGACCTGTTCTCTCAAAGGAGGCTGAAAATGTTATTTCACGCTATTTCCAACTTCAAAGAAGATCTGCAACTCAAAATGCAG CAAGGACCACCGTTCGCATGCTGGAGAGTTTGATACGACTTGCTCAAG CACATGCAAGGCTGATGTTTAGAAATGAGGTTACACGACTAGATGCCATTACAGCAATATTATGTATTGAATCATCCATGACTACATCAGCTATAGTGGATAGCGTTGGAAATGCATTGCACTCCAATTTTGCAGAAAATCCTGATGAAGAAT ATGCCAAGCAAGAAATGCTGATCCTTCAGAAGCTGTGCATAATTGATGAATTCCCTGCCTTGAAAAGTAACCACCAATGA
- the LOC113726617 gene encoding probable DNA helicase MCM9 isoform X4, with product MDNSYGKAKELASFLIKHYTEQLHSIILSPDPRLHYPLLVDFAELLDDNPTLAHLLFSHPAEYLLVFDEAAIWAQKVIFKDLKQWDNASVKDYVHVRINVSGSPLECPETFPSIGRVRVKHRGILLTLKGTVIRSGAIKMIEGEKIYECRNCKHRFKVYPEVETRNVIPKPTICPSQSSKFCESTRFNLIEDNKICHDYQEIKIQENAQVLGVGAIPRSIPVILKDDLVDTVKAGDDVIVTGVLTAKWSPDVKDVRCDLDPVLVANYVRRMNEVKSGIDIPDDVIMKFKQFWLDFENAPLKGRNAILRGICPQVFGLFTVKLAVALTLIGGVQHVDASGTKVRGESHLLLVGDPGTGKSQFLKFAAKLSNRSVITTGLGSTSAGLTVTAVKDGGEWMLEAGALVLADGGLCCIDEFDRLVLLQLSVQGQLSLVQQIQRDSMILMNPNLALSVNTTLSGPLLSRFDIVLVLLDKKNPEWDAVVSSHILAEGEKENDNCNEDLTSTWPFPMLRRYIHFVKRNVRPVLSKEAENVISRYFQLQRRSATQNAARTTVRMLESLIRLAQAHARLMFRNEVTRLDAITAILCIESSMTTSAIVDSVGNALHSNFAENPDEEYAKQEMLILQKLCIIDEFPALKSNHQ from the exons ATGGACAACAGCTATGGGAAGGCCAAAGAACTGGCCAGTTTCTTGATAAAACATTATACCGAGCAGCTGCACTCCATCATTCTCTCTCCTGATCCACGCCTTCACTATCCTCTACTTGTTGA TTTTGCAGAGCTACTAGATGACAACCCAACCCTTGCTCATCTTCTTTTCTCCCATCCCGCTGAATATTTACTCGTTTTTGACGAAGCTGCTATCTGGGCTCAG AAAGTGATATTTAAGGATTTGAAGCAATGGGACAATGCAAGTGTGAAGGATTATGTGCATGTTCGAATTAATGTCAGTGGTTCTCCTCTCGAATGCCCTg AAACTTTTCCAAGTATTGGACGAGTGAGAGTGAAACACCGTGGGATACTTCTCACCCTTAAAGGGACTGTAATTAGGTCTGGAGCAATTAAGATGATTGAAGGAGAAAAGATTTATGAGTGTCGCAATTGTAAACACAG GTTCAAAGTTTATCCTGAGGTGGAAACTAGAAATGTAATTCCCAAGCCGACCATCTGTCCCTCTCAG AGCTCTAAGTTTTGTGAAAGCACAAGGTTTAATCTTATAGAAGACAACAAGATATGTCACGATTACCAAGAGATTAAAATCCAAGAGAACGCTCAAGTGTTAGGTGTTGGGGCTATTCCTCGTTCAATTCCAGTCATTTTGAAGGATGATCTAGTTGACACGGTGAAAGCTGGAG ATGATGTGATTGTCACTGGGGTATTGACGGCAAAATGGTCACCTGATGTAAAGGATGTCCGCTGTGACCTTGATCCTGTCTTAGTTGCAAACTACGTAAG gagaatgaatgaagtCAAGTCAGGGATAGATATCCCAGATGATGTCATTATGAAGTTCAAGCAGTTCTGGttagattttgaaaatgccCCATTAAAAG GTAGGAATGCCATTCTACGTGGTATCTGCCCACAAGTTTTCGGGCTCTTCACTGTAAAGCTTGCAG TGGCTCTGACACTAATTGGAGGTGTCCAACATGTTGATGCTTCTGGGACGAAAGTCCGTGGAGAGTCTCATTTGCTTCTTGTGGGAGATCCTG GCACTGGAAAATCTCAGTTCTTAAAGTTTGCTGCAAAGTTGAGCAACAGATCTGTAATTACTACCGGGTTGGGAAGCACAAGTGCTGGATTGACTGTTACTGCAGTCAAGGATGGAG GGGAGTGGATGCTTGAAGCTGGTGCCCTTGTATTAGCAGATGGCGGTCTTTGTTGCATAGATGAATTTGATAG GCTGGTCTTGTTACAACTCTCAGTACAAGGACAGTTGTCTTTGGTGCAACAAATCCAAAGGGACAGTATGATCCtgatgaat CCTAATCTAGCTCTGTCCGTCAATACAACACTCTCTGGACCCTTGTTGAGCAGATTTGATATAGTTCTAGTCCTCTTAGATAAAAAGAACCCCGAATGGGATGCAGTTGTTTCGTCTCACATCCTTGCTGAG GGAGAAAAGGAGAATGACAATTGCAATGAAGATCTGACAAGCACTTGGCCTTTTCCCATGCTTAGAAG GTACATCCACTTTGTTAAAAGAAACGTTAGACCTGTTCTCTCAAAGGAGGCTGAAAATGTTATTTCACGCTATTTCCAACTTCAAAGAAGATCTGCAACTCAAAATGCAG CAAGGACCACCGTTCGCATGCTGGAGAGTTTGATACGACTTGCTCAAG CACATGCAAGGCTGATGTTTAGAAATGAGGTTACACGACTAGATGCCATTACAGCAATATTATGTATTGAATCATCCATGACTACATCAGCTATAGTGGATAGCGTTGGAAATGCATTGCACTCCAATTTTGCAGAAAATCCTGATGAAGAAT ATGCCAAGCAAGAAATGCTGATCCTTCAGAAGCTGTGCATAATTGATGAATTCCCTGCCTTGAAAAGTAACCACCAATGA